The following coding sequences lie in one Brienomyrus brachyistius isolate T26 unplaced genomic scaffold, BBRACH_0.4 scaffold27, whole genome shotgun sequence genomic window:
- the LOC125721039 gene encoding odorant receptor 131-2-like, which translates to MAGQNGSSLELNFLYYQSMTGTIDFMTTIKSSLVLSTALFFISLNLIMFVAMWSKPSFRETSRYLLFSQMLLSDSIHLGFTTLLYSCSMANINLIKVLCSMIVLVSGTTFRISPLTLAVMCLERYVAICFPLRHTDIATPGRTNIAIAVVWFLGSVNYVIDIIFLAATDAHFFTKTIYCTQERLFLAKWQFDVFQSFNGVFFVAVGIIVISTYTGIMMAARSVKAKKASRTVLLHLVQLVLCLSSFLFSSIERALSTISSALFIHLRYLNFFLLVLLPRCLSPLIYGLRDEGVRPLFLCYLRCSRWRIKPSTKH; encoded by the coding sequence ATGGCTGGCCAGAATGGTTCCTCTCTGGAGCTCAACTTCCTGTACTACCAGTCCATGACAGGGACAATAGACTTCATGACAACAATAAAATCATCTCTCGTGCTGTCCACTGCCCTATTCTTCATCTCCCTGAACCTCATCATGTTCGTTGCCATGTGGAGTAAACCCAGCTTCCGTGAGACTTCCCGCTATCttctattcagccaaatgctccTCAGTGACTCCATCCATCTGGGATTCACCACATTGCTCTACTCGTGTAGCATGGCTAACATCAACCTCATCAAGGTGCTCTGCTCCATGATCGTCCTTGTAAGCGGGACAACTTTCCGCATCTCCCCCCTGACGTTGGCTGTCATGTGTCTGGAACGCTATGTGGCCATTTGTTTCCCACTCCGACACACTGACATCGCCACCCCCGGGAGAACCAATATTGCCATTGCAGTGGTCTGGTTCCTGGGCTCTGTGAACTATGTGATTGATATCATTTTTTTAGCAGCTACAGATGCCCATTTCTTCACTAAAACTATTTACTGCACACAGGAGCGCCTCTTTCTGGCCAAGTGGCAGTTTGATGTGTTCCAGAGCTTTAACGGTGTCTTTTTTGTTGCCGTGGGAATCATCGTCATCAGCACCTACACAGGCATCATGATGGCAGCCCGGTCCGTCAAGGCCAAAAAGGCCAGCAGGACGGTTCTCCTTCACCTGGTCCAGTTGGtcctctgcctctcctcctTCCTGTTCAGCAGCATCGAGAGAGCCCTATCTACAATCAGCTCAGCCCTCTTTATCCACCTGCGCTACCTGAACTTCtttctcctcgtcctcctgcccCGCTGCCTGAGCCCCCTCATCTATGGCCTGAGAGACGAAGGAGTTCGCCCCCTCTTCCTCTGTTACCTCCGCTGCAGTCGCTGGAGGATCAAACCAAGCACAAAACATTAA
- the LOC125721033 gene encoding kelch-like protein 10 isoform X2 — protein sequence MMAHDMERVLMSPAFEVFNKLRLAGQLCDVVLITDGVQFNAHTVILCGCSSYFQALFASDWNDSGKREYQLPGISPETLRQVIEYAYTYSVVITADNVENLLAAADYLSVLGIVQRCCDFLHEQLCLNNCIGLLKIADVYCVNELHHSAFNFILKNFKEVAISSNEFPELSLEQLSDIIEQDELNVREEDVVFEAILRWIEHKPATREAHISVLLAKIRMARMDPEYFMKIVKANDLVKANVACRPIITDVLKVIYDLHDESPLSDFENPLIRPRLPSDILLAVGGWNMRTTNCIDAYDTRADRWVDITQEEQSNLAGHGTVYHDGFVYCIGGFDGQNFINTVRRYDPITRAWQQMAPMHWNRCNVSVVVLDGLIYAMGGHIGFRPLNIVECYNPITNEWTQIEHMNERRNDASATTLNGKIYICGGHSGTESLSTVECFDPLSNEWSLITPMSTPRHSLGVTAYKGKIYAVGGINRPDHLQTMEVYDPTTNRWHAVAPMSTPRNSASSLEGVLVGSRSLKTKLSGSNFPWPR from the exons ggctctgttcgccagtgactggaatgattcaggaaagcgggagtaccaactcccaggcatttccccagaaacactgaggcaggtcatagagtatgcctacacgtactctgtggtcatcacagctgacaatgtggagaacctcctggcagctgctgattatctcagtgtcttgggcatcgtgcagcgctgctgtgatttcctgcatgagcagctctgcctcaacaACTGCATTGGCCTTCTTAAAATCGCCGATGTCTACTGCGTAAACGAGCTGCACCATTCTGCATTCAACTTTATCTTGAAAaacttcaaggaggttgccatcagctcaaacgagttcccagaactaagtcttgaacaactttctgacatcatcgagcaggatgagcttaatgtcagagaagaggatgtggtgtttgaggccatcctccggtggatcgagcacaagcctgccacccgagaggcccacatttcagtcctattggccaag attcggatggctcgtatggatccggaatacttcatgaaaatcgtcaaagccaacgatctagtgaaggccaatgtggcgtgcaggccaattatcactgatgtactgaaggtcatctatgatcttcatgatgaaagtccactctctgattttgagaacccactgatccgcccgcgcttgccctctgatattttgctggctgttggtggatggaacatgcgcacGACAAACTGCATTGATGCATATGACACacgggccgaccgctgggtggatatcacgcaggaggagcagagcaaCCTAGCTGGTCATGGCACAGTGTACCATGATGGGTTTGTGTACTGCATTGGGGGGTTTGATGGGCAAAATTTCATCAATACCGTGCGCAGATACGACCCGATCACACGAGCATGGCAGCAGATGGCCCCCATGCACTGGAATCGATGTAATGTTAGTGTGGTCGTGCTCGATGGGCTCATCTACGCCATGGGTGGCCATATTGGTTTCAGGCCCCTCAACATCGTAGAGTGCTACAACCCAATAACCAATGAATGGACCCAGATCGAGCACATGAATGAGAGGAGAAACGATGCCAgcgccaccaccctgaatggcaag ATATACATCTGTGGGGGCCACAGTGGAACAGAGAGCCTTTCTACAGTGGAGTGCTTTGACCCACTCTCTAACGAATGGAGCTTGATCACTCCAATGAGCACTCCCCGTCACAGCCTTGGAGTCACGGCGTATAAAGGCAAgatctatgcg gtgggcggtatcaacaggcctgatcacctgcagaccatggaggtctatgaccctaccacaaaccgctggcatgctgtggcccccatgtccacaccgcgca actctgcttcctcattggaaggtgtgTTGGTGGGATCGAGGTCTTTGAAGACGAAGCTGTCCGGAAGtaattttccatggcctcgctaa
- the LOC125721035 gene encoding kelch-like protein 10 has product MMAHDMERVLMSPAFEVFNKLRLAGQLCDVVLITDGVQFNAHRVILCGCSSYFQALFASDWNDSGKREYQLPGISPETLRQVIEYAYTYSVVITADNVENLLAAADYLSVLGIVQRCYDFLHEQLCLNNCIGLLKIADVYCVNELHQSAFNFILKNFKEVAISSNEFPELSLEQLSDIIEQDELNVREEDVVFEAILRWIEHEPATREAHISVLLAKIRMARMDPEYFMKIVKANDLVKANVACRPIITNVLKVIYDLHDERPRSDFENPLIRPRLPSDILLAVGGWNMRTTNWIEAYDTRADRWVDITQGQETRQSGHGSVCLNGFMYCFGGYDGHNFTDAVLRFDPVARTWQHMAPMHWRRCCVSVAVSNGFIYVMGGRLDVSPLNIVERYDPNANEWTIIQPMHEERQDASATTLNGKVG; this is encoded by the exons atgatggcacacgacatggagcgagtactgatgtccccggcgttcgaagtgtttaacaagcttcggctggcaggacagctttgtgacgtggtcctcatcACCGACGGTGTTCAATTCAACGCCCATAGAgtaattctgtgtggctgtagctcctacttcca ggctctgttcgccagtgactggaatgattcaggaaagcgggagtaccaactcccaggcatttccccagaaacactgaggcaggtcatagagtatgcctacacgtactctgtggtcatcacagctgacaatgtggagaacctcctggcagctgctgattatctcagtgtcttggGCATCGTACAGCGCTGCTatgatttcctgcatgagcagctctgcctcaacaactgcattggccttcttaaaatcgccgatgtctactgcgtaaacgagctgcaccagtctgcattcaacttcatcttgaaaaactttaaggaggttgccatcagctcaaatgagttcccagaactaagtcttgaacaactttctgacatcatcgagcaggatgagcttaatgtcagagaagaggatgtagtgtttgaggccatcctccggtggatcgagcacgagcctgccacccgagaggcccacatttcagtcctattggccaag attcggatggctcgtatggatccggaatacttcatgaaaatcgtcaaagccaacgatctagtgaaggccaatgtGGCGTGCAGGCCAATCATCACTAATGTACTGAAGGTCATCTATGATCTTCATGATGAACGTCCACgatctgattttgagaacccactgatccgcccgcgcttgccctctgacattttgctggctgttggtggatggaacatgcgcacGACAAACTGGATTGAAGCCTATGACACCcgggccgaccgctgggtggatataacacaggggcaggagactcgccagtccggccatggcagtgtgtgtttaaatggcttcatgtattgttttgggggttaTGATGGCCATAATTTCACCGATGCTGTGCTCAGATTTGACCCCGTCGCACggacatggcagcacatggccCCTATGCACTGGCGCCGCTGTTGTGTCAGTGTGGCCGTAAGTAACGGCTTCATCTATGTGATGGGTGGCCGTTTAGACGTGTCGCCTCTGAATATTGTAGAGCGATATGACCCAAATGCCAATGAGTGGACCATCATCCAGCCCATGCATGAggagcgacaggatgccagtgccaccaccctgaatggaaaggtaggttaa